The region GCAATCCATTAAATGGAACTTTCCCAAGATCTTTCCCTGTTGGTAATCTATCCATGTCTCTTGTGACATTTCTTGTGGGTGGGAGTGGCATTAGAGGCCAAATTCCTACTGAAATTGGGAACTTGACCAAGCTAATCTGGCTAGGTATAAATCATAATTATTTGACTGGAATGATTCCAAGAACATTGGGAAATCTACAACAAATGCAAAAGATAAATCTGGGAGGCAACAAGTTAGATGGGACAATCCCAACCAACATATGCAATTTGaagaatttatatttattgaaattgGAAAATAATAAGCTTTCAGGAATGATACCAAGCTGCTTGGGAAATCTTTCTTCACTCACACAATTATATCTAGGTTCCAATCAATTTTTTGCTAGTTTGCCACCATCCTTATGGTTGAATTACAAAATCGAAATTCTAAATTTATCTTCAAATCATCTTAGTGGCTCTATATCTCCCGATATTGGTTTGTTGAGCAGCATTACAGAGTTATATCTATCATCAAATCAGTTCACTGGTGAGATTCCAAGCGCTTTAGGGCAGCTACAACATTTAGTGAATCTTTCATTGTAGGCCTGGAATACTTGGATCTTTCACAGAATAATCTTTCTGGTGTCATTCCCATATTCCTAGAGAAACTTCAGTATCTTGTCTATTTAAATGTTTCTTTCAATCATCTTACTGGGAAAATACCTTATGGAGGAACTTTTAGAAACTTTTCTGCTCAATCTTTTACGGGTAATGATGCTTTATGTGGGTTGCAGTTTGGAGCTTGTGAGAGTCTTGAACATGGGGAGTCAATAAAAGTGAGGAGTATGTTAAAGTGTGTTCTGCCACCACTTGCACTGATAGTACTTGTAGCCATCTTTGTGATTGTGGCGTTACGATCGCGAAGCAGAAACACAGAGTTCCTAGATGGAAGTAGCCTAGAGCCTCGTCATTTCATTGGCAAGAGAATCTCGTACTATGATATGCTCCGTGCAACAGACAACTTTGATGAAAGTAATTTGATTGGGAGTGGAAGCTATGGTTCGGTATACAAGGCGGAATTTGCTGATGGGGTGATTGCTGCTGTGAAGGTGTTCAATCTGGATTTGCAGGCTGCATTCAAGAGCTTTGATGCAGAGTGCAAAGCAATGCATGATATTCGCCACAGAAATCTTGTTAAGGTCATTGGTATTTGCTCGAACTTGGATGTTAAAGCCTTGGTGTTTGAATACATGCCAAATGGAAACTTGGAAAGGTGGCTTTACAGCTTCAATTATTACCTAGATTTTGTTAAAAGGTTAGAAATCATGTTAGATGTGGCATATGCACTAGAGTATCTGCATCATAATTATCTGCACTCTGTGGTGCACTGTGACTTGAAGCCTAGCAATGTCCTCTTAGATGAAGATATGGTTGCACATTTAGGTGACTTTGGAATAGCCAAAATCTTGACTCTACAGAACCAGGCTGCACAAACAAATACATTAGGCACCATTGGGTACATGGCACCAGGTAAACTTTATAATCTTTTCTTGCTAACTTTCATGATTAGTCACTTTTTTGCTTGATTTATGCAAAAATTTCAGAGTATGGAGTTGCCGGAATAGTTTCTGCAATGGGGGATGTTTACAACTATGGGATTCTTTTAGCAGAAACTTTTACAAGAAAGAAGTCCACAGATGCAATGTTTTCTGGAGATCTAACAATGAAAAGATGGATTCTTGAATCATTTCCTAGTGACATTTTGCAGACAGTGGATAGCAATTTGGTGGTGCAGGGTGTAGAAAATTTTGCAGTGAAACAATTTTGACTGAAATCAATTATGGAGTTGGTTGTTCAATGCATACAAGACTTGCCTGAGAATAGAATCAACATGAAACAAGTAGTTGATGCACTCAAGAAGATCGTCTACAAGTTCCACCACAACTCCAAAGCCTGAAAACTGCTCAATATTGAAAATTCACTACAATAAACTCTTTGATATACTGGAAAGCCAGCAGTCAGGCGCTACTTGAATGTGTATTTTGGGTGAAGTCCGATTCAGAGGGAAATTAGTCTAGGTGTTATCTATAGCTTATTGGTTCAAGCCAAAAAGGCCACTTTGTGGTTAGTAAATCAACTGTCTCACTAATTTGACTAGATTTGTCCCTATTGTAATAAACTCGGTTCAATATTCTTTTGGAtgtcacattaaaaaaaaaaatgttgatatagtattgtataatataaaaaaaaacataccaaAAGGCGACATGTTTGACTTTTGACAATGCACATCATTTTTCTAATGCAATTTATCTCTCTTTTGATTTGCGTATTATTACATAAAAAACCAAATTTATCCCATGTATACCCTAAACAGTAACTACTAATTTCCCTCGTTACCtaactaaaaaaatgatttataaaattgaagtttaaaatatcatttgACAGTCGCAAggtataaatttgatttttattaataaaaagtaCAAAATTAACTTTATTGTGTACATATTCTATTAAAGCTTTGAAAAACTTACGTATTTACAATATCTTTTCCATCAAGtcttattttttataaatgatGAAATGATAAGATATATATAGTATCCAATATCCATTACTTATACAAAGACATTTTGGTACACGTGTCAAGAAAACATGCCGGGTGAACTCCGTCTTTACGTTTCTGATTGTCCTACTCAACCACTCTCTCCCTATATCGCTTttcgtctctctctctctctctctctctctaattcGGTCCGTCCTTTATTTATCGTCGTCTTCTTTATTGCTAATGATCCctgatcattttctttttctttttctttttttgttcattttaaaTTTCTGCTCCAAAAACCCTCAA is a window of Ipomoea triloba cultivar NCNSP0323 chromosome 11, ASM357664v1 DNA encoding:
- the LOC115996943 gene encoding probable LRR receptor-like serine/threonine-protein kinase At3g47570: METFLLNLGTCQFNRLGNDQSSPELGFLASLMKLKQLQTLQLGGNPLNGTFPRSFPVGNLSMSLVTFLVGGSGIRGQIPTEIGNLTKLIWLGLEYLDLSQNNLSGVIPIFLEKLQYLVYLNVSFNHLTGKIPYGGTFRNFSAQSFTGNDALCGLQFGACESLEHGESIKVRSMLKCVLPPLALIVLVAIFVIVALRSRSRNTEFLDGSSLEPRHFIGKRISYYDMLRATDNFDESNLIGSGSYGSVYKAEFADGVIAAVKVFNLDLQAAFKSFDAECKAMHDIRHRNLVKVIGICSNLDVKALVFEYMPNGNLERWLYSFNYYLDFVKRLEIMLDVAYALEYLHHNYLHSVVHCDLKPSNVLLDEDMVAHLGDFGIAKILTLQNQAAQTNTLGTIGYMAPEYGVAGIVSAMGDVYNYGILLAETFTRKKSTDAMFSGDLTMKRWILESFPSDILQTVDSNLVVQGVENFAVKQF